A window of the Lactobacillus amylovorus DSM 20531 genome harbors these coding sequences:
- a CDS encoding putative ABC transporter permease, whose product MPYTISEIIVLFFTYSFIGWLWETIYCSIKDHHYEYRGFLFGPYCPVYGFAVTTVLICTKDVQDNIFLLFIVGIIVATVFEYVASLFLEKFFHLKLWDYSKLWGNIQGRVAPVISLFWGFGVILLVKFIQPFVQKIINIEERDTHGWLAVGITIVMGIDTILTVISVERFHITTKMWDNHINQFIERVRSRVESRMAEKGRLKVGDWHHSVIQHYDELKPNRLSWNQKRMLKSFPKLRVLDAPKFMEIKKAILEKENRSNKNTAA is encoded by the coding sequence ATGCCATACACTATTTCTGAAATTATTGTTTTATTTTTTACATATTCTTTTATTGGCTGGTTATGGGAAACAATATATTGTTCGATCAAAGATCATCATTATGAATATCGTGGCTTTTTGTTTGGCCCGTATTGTCCAGTCTATGGATTCGCAGTTACTACAGTCTTAATCTGTACTAAAGATGTCCAAGACAATATCTTCTTGCTATTTATCGTCGGAATCATTGTCGCGACAGTCTTCGAATATGTCGCGAGTTTATTCCTTGAAAAATTCTTCCATCTTAAATTATGGGATTACTCAAAATTGTGGGGTAACATCCAAGGTCGTGTAGCGCCAGTTATTTCCTTATTCTGGGGCTTCGGCGTAATCCTACTAGTAAAATTTATCCAGCCATTTGTACAAAAGATTATCAATATTGAGGAAAGAGATACGCATGGTTGGTTAGCCGTAGGGATCACGATAGTTATGGGAATCGATACAATCTTAACTGTAATCAGTGTCGAAAGATTCCATATTACAACCAAGATGTGGGACAATCACATCAACCAATTTATTGAACGCGTTAGATCCAGAGTAGAAAGCAGAATGGCTGAGAAAGGCAGACTTAAAGTTGGCGACTGGCATCACTCAGTTATTCAGCACTACGACGAATTAAAACCAAATCGTTTAAGTTGGAACCAAAAACGTATGCTTAAGAGCTTCCCTAAATTAAGAGTTTTGGATGCACCTAAGTTTATGGAAATAAAGAAAGCAATTCTTGAAAAAGAAAATCGCTCAAACAAAAACACCGCTGCCTAA
- a CDS encoding C69 family dipeptidase, with translation MPCTTILAGKKATTDGSTLVARNEDYGHAFNPKRFIVVTPDKQPKEYQSVTSKCKVDLPSDPMRYTAVPELESTMKKMGWWGEAGINAANVAMSATETSTTNSRVLGVDPMNKKGIGEEDFVTIVLPYIYSAREGVKLLGKYLEKYGTYESNGVAFSDKDEVWYMETIGGHHWAAKRVPDDCYVAAPNWFSITDFDFNSDDTMASADLEKMIKDNYLDIDHQGNPYNLRHIFGSHDDSDYEYNIPREWYIQKLFNPSDVREPDDPELPFAKKPEHLLTIEDFKYALSSRYQHTKYDPYGLEGTDADRHAFRPIGFQRNQELSILQIRNNVPEKIAGVQWVAFGPNAFNGIAPYYTNILDTPSTYRDTKEHFDIQDMYWLTHAITTIADEHPFRYSASIEEMKQSTLAAGRHVLLETDQEVQDLDGEKLQKKLQEANDKTAKSTYDAAMKCLGDCVETGSLQIRLNY, from the coding sequence ATGCCATGTACAACAATTTTAGCCGGTAAAAAAGCTACTACCGACGGTTCAACTCTAGTTGCTAGAAATGAAGACTACGGTCACGCTTTTAACCCTAAGCGTTTCATCGTTGTAACGCCAGATAAGCAACCTAAGGAATATCAATCCGTAACTTCAAAATGCAAGGTAGATCTGCCAAGTGATCCAATGCGTTACACCGCTGTGCCTGAACTTGAATCAACCATGAAGAAGATGGGCTGGTGGGGTGAAGCCGGCATCAATGCCGCAAACGTTGCTATGTCAGCTACTGAAACTAGCACCACTAATTCACGTGTTTTGGGCGTGGATCCAATGAATAAAAAGGGTATCGGTGAAGAAGATTTTGTTACCATCGTTTTGCCATATATTTATTCAGCTCGTGAAGGGGTAAAGCTTTTAGGTAAATACCTTGAAAAGTATGGTACCTATGAATCAAACGGTGTTGCCTTTTCAGATAAGGACGAAGTTTGGTACATGGAAACAATCGGTGGCCACCACTGGGCCGCAAAACGTGTGCCTGATGACTGCTACGTTGCTGCACCTAACTGGTTCAGTATTACCGACTTTGACTTTAATAGCGACGACACAATGGCTTCTGCCGATTTGGAAAAGATGATCAAAGATAATTATTTAGACATCGATCATCAAGGCAATCCATACAATTTGCGTCATATTTTTGGTAGCCATGACGATTCAGACTATGAATACAACATTCCACGTGAATGGTATATTCAAAAGTTGTTTAACCCAAGTGATGTTCGTGAACCAGACGATCCAGAATTACCATTTGCAAAAAAGCCTGAACACTTGCTTACTATTGAAGACTTTAAGTATGCATTGTCTTCACGTTATCAACACACTAAGTACGATCCATATGGCTTAGAGGGTACAGACGCAGACCGTCATGCCTTCCGTCCAATTGGTTTTCAACGTAACCAAGAATTATCAATCTTGCAAATTAGAAACAACGTTCCAGAAAAAATCGCTGGTGTTCAATGGGTAGCCTTTGGTCCAAATGCCTTCAATGGTATTGCTCCTTACTACACCAATATTCTTGATACTCCAAGTACTTATCGCGATACTAAGGAACATTTCGATATTCAAGATATGTACTGGCTTACTCATGCAATTACAACAATTGCTGACGAGCACCCATTCCGCTACAGTGCTTCAATTGAAGAGATGAAACAAAGTACTTTAGCTGCTGGTCGTCATGTTTTACTTGAAACTGATCAAGAAGTCCAAGATCTTGACGGTGAAAAATTGCAAAAGAAACTTCAAGAGGCTAACGATAAGACAGCTAAGTCCACATACGATGCTGCAATGAAGTGCTTGGGCGACTGTGTAGAAACAGGTTCATTACAAATCAGATTAAATTATTAA
- the nrdJ gene encoding ribonucleoside-triphosphate reductase, adenosylcobalamin-dependent: protein MTSTRIELDQNFIDQVKHEIKPHWGELGWVTYKRTYARWLPDQDRSENWDETVKRVIEGNINLDPRLKDSPSKEVISELTNEAKRLFRLVYGLSATPSGRNLWISGTDYQKRTGDSLNNCWFIAIRPQEYGDSHIVPSYVDKREKAVSMPFSFLFDQLMKGGGVGFSVVNDNIKQIPKVDNKIDLTVVIDKSSKSHDASIKVGAVDKVEWEKQNPDQDDVIYYRLPDTREGWVLANARLIDMHFNQTNPDRKTKLVLDITDIRPYGAKIHGFGGTASGPMPLVEMFIDINNVINARAGKNLTAVDATDICNLIGKTVVAGNVRRSAELALGSSDDQDFIKMKQDKKKLYHHRWASNNSVAINSKFNNYGPIADGILHNGEPGIVNLDLSRNYGRIVDGYQPGIDDDVEGTNPCGEISLANGEPCNLFEVFPYIAEMQGWDLKEAFALATRFAKRVTFSHYDWEISRKIIQKNRRIGISMSGIQDWLLNDLGHRVVTGFEDAVDAETGEKIKKPIYDSQAVERVDGLYKAVVDADKAYSKELGTHPSIKHTTVKPSGTVAKLAGVSEGMHFHYAGYLIQRIRFQASDPLLPALRECGYHTEPDIYTKNTICVEFPLRAAHADSKNFASAGTVSIAEQFATQAFLQTYWSDNAVSCTITFQSDESDEIAPLLHQYRHTIKSTSLLPYYGGSLKQAPKEPIDKKTYKERAALITDDVEEVFAKQNDDQKGLEIVGQTDCEGGACPIK from the coding sequence ATGACATCTACTAGAATTGAACTAGATCAAAACTTTATTGATCAAGTGAAACATGAAATCAAACCTCACTGGGGTGAACTTGGCTGGGTAACCTATAAGAGAACTTATGCCCGTTGGCTTCCTGATCAAGATCGTTCAGAAAACTGGGATGAGACAGTTAAGCGTGTGATCGAAGGTAACATCAACCTTGATCCACGTCTAAAAGACTCTCCCTCTAAAGAAGTTATCAGCGAATTGACCAATGAAGCTAAACGATTATTCCGTTTAGTTTATGGCTTATCAGCTACCCCTTCAGGTCGTAACCTTTGGATTTCAGGAACCGATTATCAAAAACGGACTGGCGATTCATTAAACAACTGCTGGTTCATCGCTATTCGTCCTCAAGAATATGGCGACAGTCACATCGTGCCTTCTTACGTTGATAAGAGAGAAAAAGCTGTCTCCATGCCTTTCTCCTTCCTATTCGATCAATTGATGAAAGGCGGCGGCGTTGGTTTTTCAGTTGTTAACGACAACATCAAGCAAATTCCTAAGGTTGATAACAAAATCGATTTAACTGTTGTAATCGATAAAAGCAGCAAGTCACACGATGCCTCAATCAAGGTTGGCGCCGTTGATAAAGTCGAATGGGAAAAGCAAAATCCAGATCAAGACGACGTGATTTACTACAGATTGCCTGATACTCGTGAAGGCTGGGTTCTTGCCAATGCCCGTTTAATTGATATGCACTTTAACCAAACCAATCCTGATCGAAAGACCAAATTAGTTTTGGACATTACTGACATTCGTCCATACGGTGCCAAGATCCATGGCTTCGGCGGTACTGCTTCAGGTCCAATGCCTTTAGTTGAAATGTTTATCGATATCAACAACGTCATTAATGCCCGCGCAGGTAAAAACTTGACTGCTGTTGATGCGACTGACATTTGTAACTTGATTGGTAAAACAGTTGTTGCCGGCAACGTTCGTCGTTCAGCTGAGCTTGCACTTGGTTCTAGCGACGACCAAGACTTTATCAAGATGAAGCAGGATAAGAAAAAGCTTTATCACCACCGTTGGGCTTCTAACAACAGTGTGGCCATTAATTCTAAGTTTAATAATTATGGTCCAATTGCTGACGGCATTTTGCATAATGGCGAGCCTGGTATCGTTAACTTAGATTTGTCACGCAACTATGGTCGTATTGTTGATGGCTATCAACCAGGAATTGACGATGACGTTGAAGGTACTAATCCTTGTGGCGAAATTTCTTTGGCAAATGGTGAGCCATGCAACTTGTTTGAGGTCTTCCCATACATCGCTGAAATGCAAGGCTGGGACTTAAAAGAGGCCTTCGCCTTAGCTACTCGTTTTGCTAAGAGAGTTACCTTTAGTCACTACGACTGGGAAATTTCACGTAAGATTATTCAAAAGAACCGCAGAATCGGTATTTCAATGTCTGGTATTCAAGACTGGCTGCTTAATGACTTGGGCCACAGAGTAGTCACTGGCTTTGAAGATGCCGTTGATGCAGAAACTGGTGAAAAGATTAAGAAACCAATCTATGATTCACAGGCAGTTGAAAGAGTGGATGGCTTATACAAGGCTGTAGTTGACGCAGATAAGGCCTACAGCAAGGAATTAGGCACCCACCCATCAATTAAGCACACCACAGTTAAACCATCTGGTACGGTGGCTAAATTGGCTGGTGTGTCAGAAGGGATGCACTTCCACTATGCTGGTTATTTGATTCAGAGAATTCGTTTCCAGGCTAGTGATCCATTGCTTCCAGCCTTAAGAGAATGCGGCTATCATACTGAACCAGATATTTACACTAAGAACACTATTTGCGTCGAATTTCCATTACGGGCTGCTCACGCCGATAGTAAAAACTTTGCTTCTGCCGGAACGGTTTCAATCGCGGAACAATTCGCGACCCAAGCATTCTTGCAAACATACTGGTCTGACAATGCCGTCAGCTGCACCATCACCTTCCAATCAGATGAAAGTGACGAAATTGCTCCACTTCTTCACCAATACAGACACACTATCAAATCAACTTCACTTCTTCCTTACTACGGTGGTTCACTCAAGCAAGCTCCAAAAGAGCCAATTGACAAGAAAACCTATAAAGAAAGAGCTGCTTTGATTACTGATGATGTTGAAGAAGTATTTGCAAAGCAAAATGATGATCAAAAGGGATTAGAAATTGTAGGACAAACCGACTGTGAAGGTGGAGCTTGCCCAATCAAGTAA
- a CDS encoding RNA-guided endonuclease InsQ/TnpB family protein, with product MKRMSSLAYHFGVKLRFYPSSKQKKIIKLNYDAQRFVYNSYVGRNRSNYHAKHYLAVRQYQAMPFAFSILNNYETRLAEEVVTNSELLDKPRNIRDNYSFLRVKEIDSLAIANAIQNYQKAWNNYRKIGYGIPTFHKKRSDWSYQTNCQYPKQSEAYLDNGTARFIDAKHIKLPKLGIVRIAGFRKLIKERLLKQIPTRIGTVTIKKTADDQFYLSMQLGSDTAFVKELPKTQSQIGIDLNLDNFLTASNGAMVANPRFYRKTKKKLAHAQRVLSRRQRRAKKEGRNLRLAKNYQKQRLIVAKLHDKIRRQRNDFLQVLSTALIKNHDLVVAEELRNRNLLKNHALSQSISDVGWRSFLNMLAYKADLYGKEFLTIDPKYTTQRCHACGSIMGQNGYKKLTLKDREWTCPICRMLHIRDWNAAVNILEKGLSKWQNPKIKKAA from the coding sequence ATGAAAAGAATGAGCAGTTTAGCCTATCATTTTGGTGTTAAGCTTCGCTTTTATCCTAGTTCTAAGCAAAAGAAAATCATCAAGCTAAACTATGATGCGCAGCGCTTTGTTTACAACTCTTATGTAGGACGCAATCGAAGCAATTATCATGCTAAGCACTACTTAGCTGTTAGACAATATCAAGCAATGCCTTTTGCCTTTTCTATTCTTAATAATTATGAGACTAGGTTGGCAGAAGAAGTAGTCACTAATAGCGAACTATTGGATAAGCCAAGGAATATTCGTGATAATTATAGCTTTTTGCGTGTTAAAGAAATTGATAGCCTCGCTATTGCCAACGCCATTCAAAATTATCAGAAAGCTTGGAACAACTATCGCAAGATTGGTTATGGAATTCCGACTTTTCACAAAAAACGCAGCGACTGGTCATATCAGACCAACTGTCAATATCCTAAGCAGTCAGAAGCCTATCTTGATAACGGGACAGCTAGATTTATTGATGCTAAACATATTAAATTGCCTAAGCTGGGAATTGTCCGCATTGCTGGTTTTAGAAAACTGATTAAAGAGCGCTTGCTTAAGCAGATTCCAACTAGAATTGGCACAGTCACGATAAAAAAGACCGCTGATGACCAATTCTACCTGTCTATGCAATTAGGCAGCGATACTGCTTTTGTTAAGGAATTACCTAAAACACAAAGTCAAATTGGCATTGACCTCAATTTAGATAACTTCCTAACAGCATCTAACGGAGCAATGGTCGCTAATCCACGATTTTATCGCAAAACCAAAAAGAAGCTGGCCCATGCCCAACGTGTCTTGTCTCGCAGGCAGCGCCGGGCTAAAAAAGAAGGACGCAATTTGCGGCTAGCAAAAAACTATCAAAAACAGCGTCTAATAGTCGCTAAACTGCACGATAAGATCAGAAGACAGCGTAATGACTTTTTACAAGTACTCTCAACTGCACTAATCAAAAACCACGATTTAGTAGTTGCCGAGGAATTAAGAAACAGAAACCTGTTAAAGAATCATGCCTTGTCGCAATCAATTTCTGATGTCGGCTGGCGTAGTTTCCTGAATATGCTGGCTTATAAGGCAGATCTATATGGTAAAGAATTTCTAACAATTGATCCTAAATATACTACTCAACGCTGTCATGCTTGTGGCAGTATTATGGGCCAAAATGGTTATAAGAAATTAACCCTTAAGGATCGGGAGTGGACTTGTCCAATTTGTCGAATGCTCCATATTCGTGATTGGAATGCGGCAGTGAACATCTTAGAAAAAGGATTAAGCAAGTGGCAAAATCCTAAAATAAAAAAAGCAGCCTAG
- a CDS encoding cob(I)yrinic acid a,c-diamide adenosyltransferase — protein sequence MTIKIYTKVGDKGLTKQVTGKMVPKYDLQIEALGNVDELQSYLGVVIANLSKNCRELREELENVQRNLYQLQADIVVKHHHEISEKNVTQLEDRINELTPKIPTIPEFILPGGKVTGANLQYARTVARRAERSLVKLSLNEQKLDDCDLEYMNRLSDYLFILGRYANVLDGYTEIKSKVREKNRING from the coding sequence ATGACAATCAAAATCTACACTAAAGTTGGCGACAAAGGGTTAACCAAGCAGGTTACTGGTAAAATGGTGCCCAAATATGACCTGCAAATTGAAGCATTGGGCAATGTGGATGAGCTTCAATCATACCTTGGTGTGGTGATCGCCAACTTATCAAAGAATTGCCGGGAATTACGTGAAGAGCTGGAAAACGTTCAGCGTAATTTATACCAACTGCAAGCCGATATTGTCGTTAAGCACCATCATGAAATTAGTGAGAAAAATGTCACACAGTTAGAAGACCGCATTAATGAATTAACTCCTAAAATACCCACTATTCCTGAATTTATCTTGCCTGGTGGCAAGGTTACGGGTGCTAACTTACAATATGCTAGAACCGTTGCTAGACGTGCCGAAAGGTCTTTAGTCAAGTTGAGTTTAAATGAACAAAAATTAGACGATTGCGATTTGGAGTACATGAATCGCCTTTCCGATTACCTTTTCATCTTAGGACGCTACGCAAATGTACTTGATGGTTATACCGAAATAAAAAGCAAAGTGCGAGAAAAGAACCGTATTAATGGCTAA
- a CDS encoding ECF transporter S component: MVTERLQIRQIALLAMLTAMCVVLRIFKIIPIPNVQPVTDILMIVTLYLGTGSGIILAALTMLISNIYLGFGIWTIPQILAYAGCVLTVAFLNKVTPLQNHFWLQVALATFLGWEYGFLVDLGMTIFGGLPAFIAYLVSSFAFDTYHAIGNFAFYFVLYKPITKALEAYQRRII, translated from the coding sequence ATGGTTACTGAGCGGCTGCAAATCAGACAAATCGCATTACTGGCCATGCTTACAGCAATGTGCGTGGTCTTGCGTATCTTCAAAATTATTCCTATTCCAAACGTACAACCAGTAACTGATATCTTGATGATTGTTACTCTTTATTTGGGTACCGGCTCAGGTATCATTTTAGCTGCTTTGACAATGTTGATTTCTAATATTTATTTGGGATTCGGCATTTGGACTATTCCCCAAATCTTAGCTTATGCTGGTTGTGTATTAACTGTAGCCTTTTTAAACAAAGTTACGCCACTGCAAAATCACTTTTGGTTACAGGTAGCTTTGGCCACCTTTTTAGGTTGGGAATACGGCTTTTTAGTCGACCTGGGGATGACTATTTTCGGTGGTTTGCCTGCTTTCATCGCTTACCTTGTTTCTAGCTTCGCCTTTGATACCTACCATGCAATTGGCAACTTTGCCTTCTACTTTGTTTTATATAAACCAATCACCAAAGCACTTGAAGCCTATCAACGGAGGATAATCTAA
- a CDS encoding sugar O-acetyltransferase yields MTLKEKFAYMATGKPYNDLDPLLIEARNKATEDTNKLNAENNSAKKEELIRKLFGSAGKTLFVNPNFRCEFGQNIHVGDNFYANYDCVILDGAPVTIGDDVLLAPKVGMYTSNHLFDAKERKLGGCIAKPIRIGNRCWIGACVSITHGVTIGDNTIIGAGSVVTHDIPANVIAAGVPAKVIRPITEKDKTGFDPNDPRFL; encoded by the coding sequence ATGACTTTAAAAGAAAAATTCGCATATATGGCAACAGGCAAGCCTTACAATGACTTGGATCCATTGTTAATTGAAGCAAGAAACAAGGCTACCGAAGATACTAATAAGTTGAATGCTGAAAATAATTCGGCTAAAAAAGAAGAACTGATCAGAAAACTTTTTGGTAGTGCTGGTAAAACACTATTTGTTAATCCAAATTTCCGTTGTGAATTTGGGCAAAATATTCATGTTGGTGATAATTTTTATGCCAATTATGACTGCGTAATCTTGGACGGTGCACCAGTAACGATTGGTGACGATGTTTTGCTTGCACCAAAAGTTGGTATGTACACTAGCAATCACCTTTTTGATGCTAAGGAGAGAAAGCTTGGGGGATGCATTGCTAAGCCGATCAGGATTGGTAATCGCTGCTGGATAGGTGCATGCGTATCAATAACCCACGGTGTAACGATTGGCGACAATACAATTATTGGTGCCGGCAGTGTTGTGACTCATGATATTCCAGCAAATGTGATTGCGGCAGGTGTACCTGCTAAAGTTATTCGTCCAATTACTGAGAAGGATAAAACCGGCTTTGATCCTAACGATCCTCGATTTTTATAA
- a CDS encoding restriction endonuclease, translating into MALSIPALKYGDFRAFFIKLVTQYSGSNKNKTYFSNYLFTFCVFSLKKEQEGFNWDWIDARREKDKFAPCLAPKEWQEWIKDGDFNKIRRHVYGRSTANKKEQLPTPGSKLDIILQKIYSHYQNNPFGFEYLAKDVTRLLIEDSGTICHDGWVTKASGDGGYDYVLRIDIGNHGLSQVRQVVLGQAKCYERNNGVSGKDVDRIIARLKRGWLAAFVTTSYFTNATQQEILEDNYPILLITGKQVAEIVNKELYRKNISLDKYLKSLNMEQEYKNPEDILKEE; encoded by the coding sequence TTGGCCCTATCCATCCCCGCATTAAAATACGGGGATTTTCGGGCGTTTTTCATTAAATTAGTCACTCAGTATAGCGGCTCCAATAAGAATAAAACTTATTTTTCAAACTATCTTTTTACATTCTGTGTTTTTTCTCTTAAAAAGGAACAAGAAGGCTTCAATTGGGATTGGATCGATGCCAGAAGAGAAAAAGATAAATTCGCTCCTTGTTTAGCACCAAAAGAATGGCAAGAGTGGATTAAAGATGGCGATTTTAATAAAATTAGACGTCACGTTTACGGTCGAAGTACTGCCAACAAAAAGGAACAACTACCTACACCTGGTAGTAAGTTAGATATAATTCTCCAAAAAATATATTCTCACTATCAAAATAATCCTTTTGGTTTTGAATACTTAGCTAAAGATGTAACTCGCCTGTTAATCGAGGACTCTGGCACTATCTGCCACGATGGTTGGGTTACTAAGGCATCTGGAGATGGCGGATATGATTACGTACTAAGAATTGATATTGGAAATCATGGCTTAAGCCAAGTTAGACAGGTAGTTCTCGGACAAGCTAAATGCTACGAAAGAAATAATGGAGTTAGTGGCAAAGATGTTGATCGAATTATTGCAAGATTAAAGAGAGGATGGCTTGCAGCATTTGTAACAACTTCTTATTTTACTAATGCCACTCAACAAGAGATTCTAGAAGATAACTATCCTATCTTGCTAATCACAGGTAAGCAAGTTGCTGAAATTGTTAATAAAGAACTCTATCGTAAAAATATTAGTTTAGACAAATATCTTAAATCCTTAAATATGGAACAAGAATATAAAAATCCAGAAGATATTTTAAAAGAAGAATAA
- a CDS encoding LPXTG cell wall anchor domain-containing protein yields the protein MRKILVGIAFFCFLSFAQGVRTVQAAVMDVSDNFVSLKVDKKRAKFNDDFVHVQAKFSDRRQAFTANSLMKITWENVGGASLQGIKENNRLVIQDEAGRDHEVGQYVVDQDGVVVLFNDNIEDFENVTAQIDFDLQVKNKSERGQTLFIQAGDVTKFLHVVGQNNPVEEISSVDINGIFDQDNISWEIKIDPKKAEYDQVVVENAIPEGLILNEKSLKVQVANHEIKFDKENPKINQNNLTLTLDGKKYRGPISISYATQVKDYAALGAVNQVAVSYKLTDETTNQNIYGGKIQDEEITSIFGKLLETQETGKKNTKRYRYWEKATRIRRTDGSEMLVARNADGRREEKADTESGNKELKLPVTGLTGLDNQPTTISTPKATRVRHSDKDFKTVADKILDDDDLKEVSFKKHNRHRNRTSSASLPKAGESASLFLSIIGLFALIVGALTLGLKKEK from the coding sequence ATGAGAAAGATTCTTGTAGGCATTGCTTTCTTTTGTTTTTTATCCTTTGCCCAAGGAGTAAGAACCGTTCAGGCAGCCGTGATGGATGTGAGCGATAATTTTGTCTCACTCAAGGTTGATAAAAAGAGAGCCAAGTTTAACGATGATTTTGTGCATGTGCAGGCCAAGTTTAGTGATAGAAGACAGGCTTTTACTGCTAACAGTCTGATGAAAATTACGTGGGAAAATGTAGGTGGTGCATCGCTTCAAGGGATTAAAGAAAATAATAGACTCGTAATTCAGGATGAAGCAGGTAGAGATCATGAAGTAGGTCAATATGTTGTTGATCAAGATGGCGTAGTTGTCTTATTCAATGACAATATAGAGGATTTTGAAAATGTAACTGCTCAAATTGATTTTGATCTGCAAGTTAAAAACAAATCTGAAAGAGGTCAGACCTTGTTTATCCAAGCGGGTGATGTAACTAAGTTTCTTCATGTAGTAGGACAAAATAATCCTGTAGAAGAAATTAGCTCTGTTGATATTAACGGAATTTTTGATCAAGACAATATTTCCTGGGAAATCAAGATTGATCCAAAAAAGGCAGAATATGATCAAGTTGTAGTGGAAAATGCTATACCTGAAGGTTTAATTTTGAATGAAAAATCTTTAAAGGTCCAAGTCGCAAACCATGAAATTAAGTTTGATAAAGAAAATCCAAAGATTAATCAAAATAATTTAACGCTAACTTTAGATGGTAAAAAATATCGTGGTCCGATTAGTATCAGCTATGCCACTCAAGTTAAGGATTATGCTGCACTTGGCGCTGTGAATCAGGTAGCTGTTAGCTACAAATTAACTGACGAAACAACTAATCAAAATATTTATGGAGGAAAAATTCAAGATGAAGAGATTACAAGCATTTTTGGCAAACTTCTCGAGACGCAAGAGACTGGAAAGAAGAATACAAAGAGGTATAGATATTGGGAAAAAGCTACGCGAATTAGAAGGACAGACGGAAGTGAGATGCTGGTGGCTCGAAATGCTGATGGAAGAAGAGAAGAAAAAGCAGACACTGAATCAGGAAATAAAGAATTAAAGCTCCCAGTAACGGGTTTAACAGGCTTGGATAATCAGCCAACTACAATTAGTACACCTAAAGCAACTAGGGTTAGACATAGCGATAAAGACTTCAAAACTGTCGCAGATAAAATTTTAGACGATGATGATCTAAAAGAAGTTAGTTTCAAAAAGCATAATCGACACAGAAATAGAACTTCTTCAGCTAGCCTTCCTAAAGCAGGCGAATCTGCATCACTTTTCTTGTCTATCATCGGTTTATTTGCTCTAATTGTGGGTGCCCTTACATTGGGCTTAAAAAAGGAAAAGTAG
- a CDS encoding DUF4430 domain-containing protein — MKNKHKFSLLFTIVAFLTLFLTGCSNNSSATAKKSSNNQITVNYTLKQGKKTVSDKSVKIPKKKAKVITGLKKAWKVQETKGFITSIDGKKQNPKKKIYWTYTINGKWATKGADKQAVANKDKVKFTLDKVK; from the coding sequence ATGAAGAACAAACACAAATTTAGTTTATTATTTACAATCGTTGCATTTTTAACTTTATTTTTGACGGGATGCTCAAATAATAGTTCAGCCACTGCCAAAAAGAGCTCTAACAATCAAATTACGGTTAACTACACCTTGAAACAAGGCAAGAAAACCGTAAGTGATAAATCCGTTAAGATTCCTAAGAAAAAGGCCAAGGTAATTACCGGTCTTAAGAAAGCATGGAAAGTGCAAGAAACTAAGGGCTTTATTACTTCAATCGATGGTAAAAAGCAAAACCCTAAGAAAAAGATTTATTGGACTTACACAATTAACGGCAAATGGGCAACCAAAGGTGCCGACAAACAAGCTGTTGCTAACAAGGATAAAGTTAAATTTACTCTAGACAAGGTGAAGTAA